A section of the Telopea speciosissima isolate NSW1024214 ecotype Mountain lineage chromosome 3, Tspe_v1, whole genome shotgun sequence genome encodes:
- the LOC122654053 gene encoding dnaJ homolog subfamily B member 4-like codes for MFHTSNGDGVYTTRDADGIFRQFFGDGFSGQQRKIRTIERNLPFTLEELYCGTKRKMQISRIVPNSYGKLITVEEILTVDTKAGWKKGTKITFPEKGNQDPGTIAGDLIFVVDEKSHPVYTRDGNDLLVNQKISLLDALTGGKTLNLTTLDGRNLSIPLTTNIIKPGDEIVIKNEGMPISKVPGKKGNLKIIFNVKFPSKLTEEQKSDVRRALELTMI; via the exons ATGTTTCATACGAGCAATGGCGATGGCGTCTACACTACGCGCGACGCCGACGGCATCTTCCGCCAGTTCTTCGGCGATGGGTTCTCCGGGCAGCAGCGAAAGATACGAACAATTGAAAGGAATCTACCTTTCACTCTGGAGGAGCTTTACTGTGGTACCAAACGGAAGATGCAAATCTCTAGGATAGTTCCTAATTCTTACGG TAAGCTAATAACTGTGGAGGAGATTTTGACAGTAGATACCAAAGCCGGGTGGAAGAAGGGAACAAAGATAACTTTCCCTGAGAAAGGTAACCAAGATCCAGGCACCATTGCAGGAGATCTCATCTTCGTGGTTGATGAGAAATCCCACCCAGTTTACACAAGGGATGGGAATGATCTGTTGGTTAACCAAAAGATATCACTCTTGGATGCACTCACAGGAGGGAAGACTCTCAATCTGACTACTTTGGATGGGAGGAACCTTTCAATCCCACTCACAACAAATATCATCAAACCAGGTGATGAGATTGTGATAAAAAATGAGGGAATGCCCATTTCCAAAGTACCTGGGAAGAAAGGTAATTTGAAAATAATATTCAATGTCAAATTCCCATCCAAGCTCACTGAAGAACAGAAATCTGATGTGAGGAGGGCTTTGGAGCTAACTATGATTTGA
- the LOC122654558 gene encoding pachytene checkpoint protein 2 homolog isoform X1, translating to MGSPMAMEISLQNATETEPCETNGVQESASPPLLTDDKVLVSVEVCLKPSSTARIADVHAAVERMLEKRSLSYVDGPVPVPDDDTFLKENVERIRICDTDEWVENHEILLFWQVKPVVHVFQLSEEGPGEESSGDGQLSSFNEWILPAKEFDGMWESLIYEVGLKQRLLRYAASALLFTEKGVDPFLVSWNRVILLHGPPGTGKTSLCKALAQKLSIRFNSRYPQCQLVEVNAHSLFSKWFSESGKLVAKLFQKIQEMVEEENNLVFVVIDEVESLAAARKAALSGSEPSDSIRVVNALLTQMDKLKSSPNVIILTTSNITAAIDIAFVDRADIKAYVGPPTLPARYEILRSCMEELIRTGILTYPEGQVKLPNYPTLREKLNTPEIQKPRGLLCLSKQLVEAAESCEGLSGRALRKLPLLAHAALDNPYCHDPGKFLYTMIDVAKRELSQLSD from the exons ATGGGTTCTCCCATGGCAATGGAGATCTCTCTGCAAAATGCTACTGAGACGGAGCCGTGTGAGACGAACGGTGTACAGGAGTCGGCTTCTCCTCCGTTATTGACCGACGACAAGGTTCTTGTTTCTG TTGAAGTTTGCTTGAAACCATCGAGTACCGCTCGGATTGCGGATGTACACGCAGCGGTTGAGAG AATGCTTGAAAAGAGGAGTTTGAGTTATGTTGATGGCCCTGTTCCGGTTCCTGATGATGATacatttctcaaagaaaatgtAGAACGGATCCGTATTTGTGACACAG ATGAATGGGTAGAGAACCATGAAATTCTCTTGTTCTGGCAAGTCAAACCTGTTGTGCACGTCTTTCAG CTTAGTGAGGAGGGACCAGGTGAGGAATCAAGCGGGGATGGCCAGCTTTCTAGCTTCAATGAATGGATTCTTCCTGCCAAAGAGTTTGATGGAATGTGGGAAAG CTTAATTTATGAAGTTGGTCTCAAGCAAAGGTTGTTGCGATATGCTGCGAGTGCTTTGCTCTTCACTGAGAAAGGTGTTGATCCTTTCCTTGTGTCATGGAACCG TGTCATACTTCTCCATGGACCTCCAGGGACTGGAAAAACATCTTTATGTAAAGCATTGGCACAAAAACTTTCTATCCGTTTTAATTCCAG ATATCCACAATGCCAGCTGGTTGAAGTTAATGCACATTCTTTATTCAGTAAATGGTTTTCGGAAAGTGGAAAATTG gTGGCTAAGCTTTTccaaaaaattcaagaaatggTGGAGGAAGAAAACAACCTGGTATTTGTTGTGATTG ATGAAGTTGAAAGTCTGGCTGCTGCTAGAAAGGCTGCCTTGTCAGGGTCTGAACCTTCAGACTCTATTCGA GTTGTGAATGCCCTACTCACTCAGATGGACAAGCTAAAATCCTCACCAAATGTGATCATCCTGACTACATCAAATATAACAGCTGCAATTG ATATAGCTTTTGTTGATCGAGCTGATATCAAGGCATATGTTGGACCTCCTACACTTCCAGCACGGTATGAAATACTGAGGTCCTGTATGGAAGAACTTATACGAACCGGGATTCTAACATATCCTGAG GGTCAAGTCAAGCTTCCAAACTATCCAACCTTGCGGGAAAAGCTGAACACGCCTGAGATACAGAAGCCTCGTGGCCTACTTTGTCTGTCTAAACAATTGGTTGAAGCTGCCGAATCATGTGAG GGCTTGAGCGGTAGAGCTTTGAGAAAGCTTCCCCTCTTAGCTCATGCAGCTCTGGACAACCCATATTGTCATGATCCTGGCAAGTTTTTGTATACAATGATCGATGTAGCCAAGAGGGAGCTATCCCAGTTATCAGATTGA
- the LOC122654044 gene encoding uncharacterized protein LOC122654044: protein MAMKKNPEREEGQELEILKAVAQAWHGHSGNIEPAKEFDAYRSSFKSRPTRFKLEAMNKLGTANKREEVGANWDFRQSLWDSYEIVTLSKKLEAGLGLDHLDWDHGTQKWSQVGKKRKESKNSLRNLFNQMSSTRFNVQIPNEDDIQL from the coding sequence ATGGCCATGAAGAAAAAcccagagagagaagaagggcaAGAGCTCGAAATACTAAAGGCAGTGGCACAGGCCTGGCATGGTCACTCGGGCAACATCGAACCCGCGAAGGAATTCGATGCATACAGAAGCAGCTTCAAGAGCAGGCCCACCCGCTTCAAGCTCGAAGCTATGAACAAGCTGGGCACGGCcaacaagagagaagaggttGGTGCCAATTGGGATTTTAGGCAGTCATTGTGGGACTCGTACGAGATAGTCACGTTGTCAAAGAAGCTAGAGGCAGGGCTTGGGTTGGATCATTTGGATTGGGATCATGGAACCCAAAAGTGGAGTCAAGTTGGAAAGAAACGCAAGGAGAGTAAGAATAGCCTTAGAAACTTGTTTAATCAGATGTCTTCGACAAGATTTAATGTGCAAATCCCCAATGAAGATGACATTCAATTGTGA
- the LOC122654558 gene encoding pachytene checkpoint protein 2 homolog isoform X2, with product MLEKRSLSYVDGPVPVPDDDTFLKENVERIRICDTDEWVENHEILLFWQVKPVVHVFQLSEEGPGEESSGDGQLSSFNEWILPAKEFDGMWESLIYEVGLKQRLLRYAASALLFTEKGVDPFLVSWNRVILLHGPPGTGKTSLCKALAQKLSIRFNSRYPQCQLVEVNAHSLFSKWFSESGKLVAKLFQKIQEMVEEENNLVFVVIDEVESLAAARKAALSGSEPSDSIRVVNALLTQMDKLKSSPNVIILTTSNITAAIDIAFVDRADIKAYVGPPTLPARYEILRSCMEELIRTGILTYPEGQVKLPNYPTLREKLNTPEIQKPRGLLCLSKQLVEAAESCEGLSGRALRKLPLLAHAALDNPYCHDPGKFLYTMIDVAKRELSQLSD from the exons ATGCTTGAAAAGAGGAGTTTGAGTTATGTTGATGGCCCTGTTCCGGTTCCTGATGATGATacatttctcaaagaaaatgtAGAACGGATCCGTATTTGTGACACAG ATGAATGGGTAGAGAACCATGAAATTCTCTTGTTCTGGCAAGTCAAACCTGTTGTGCACGTCTTTCAG CTTAGTGAGGAGGGACCAGGTGAGGAATCAAGCGGGGATGGCCAGCTTTCTAGCTTCAATGAATGGATTCTTCCTGCCAAAGAGTTTGATGGAATGTGGGAAAG CTTAATTTATGAAGTTGGTCTCAAGCAAAGGTTGTTGCGATATGCTGCGAGTGCTTTGCTCTTCACTGAGAAAGGTGTTGATCCTTTCCTTGTGTCATGGAACCG TGTCATACTTCTCCATGGACCTCCAGGGACTGGAAAAACATCTTTATGTAAAGCATTGGCACAAAAACTTTCTATCCGTTTTAATTCCAG ATATCCACAATGCCAGCTGGTTGAAGTTAATGCACATTCTTTATTCAGTAAATGGTTTTCGGAAAGTGGAAAATTG gTGGCTAAGCTTTTccaaaaaattcaagaaatggTGGAGGAAGAAAACAACCTGGTATTTGTTGTGATTG ATGAAGTTGAAAGTCTGGCTGCTGCTAGAAAGGCTGCCTTGTCAGGGTCTGAACCTTCAGACTCTATTCGA GTTGTGAATGCCCTACTCACTCAGATGGACAAGCTAAAATCCTCACCAAATGTGATCATCCTGACTACATCAAATATAACAGCTGCAATTG ATATAGCTTTTGTTGATCGAGCTGATATCAAGGCATATGTTGGACCTCCTACACTTCCAGCACGGTATGAAATACTGAGGTCCTGTATGGAAGAACTTATACGAACCGGGATTCTAACATATCCTGAG GGTCAAGTCAAGCTTCCAAACTATCCAACCTTGCGGGAAAAGCTGAACACGCCTGAGATACAGAAGCCTCGTGGCCTACTTTGTCTGTCTAAACAATTGGTTGAAGCTGCCGAATCATGTGAG GGCTTGAGCGGTAGAGCTTTGAGAAAGCTTCCCCTCTTAGCTCATGCAGCTCTGGACAACCCATATTGTCATGATCCTGGCAAGTTTTTGTATACAATGATCGATGTAGCCAAGAGGGAGCTATCCCAGTTATCAGATTGA